A portion of the Adhaeribacter radiodurans genome contains these proteins:
- a CDS encoding CsbD family protein yields MAYNDFDNDATELRARSNWTETKGKIRQEYGHLTDDDLEYAEGTQEEWLGKIGDKIGKAAQDVKNWISRL; encoded by the coding sequence ATTTTGATAATGATGCTACCGAGCTAAGAGCCCGTAGCAATTGGACCGAAACTAAAGGAAAAATCCGGCAGGAATATGGTCATTTAACCGATGATGATTTAGAATATGCCGAAGGTACCCAAGAAGAATGGTTGGGTAAAATTGGCGACAAAATCGGTAAAGCAGCGCAGGATGTAAAAAACTGGATTTCCAGATTATAA